One part of the Paramormyrops kingsleyae isolate MSU_618 chromosome 2, PKINGS_0.4, whole genome shotgun sequence genome encodes these proteins:
- the LOC111858775 gene encoding LIM domain transcription factor LMO4-B-like isoform X2: MVNSQLPGGSPPRACAGCGGRIADRFLLFSMDRYWHTRCLKCSCCQAQLGKIGSTCYSKGGMVLCRDDYIRLFGHSGACSACGQSIPANEMVMRAQGNVYHLQCFTCATCRNRLVPGDRFHYVNGTIFCEHDRPGGGSGTLLSGHLPPLQGNTVLPDQKVC, from the exons ATGGTGAACAGCCAGCTGCCCGGCGGCTCCCCCCCCAGGGCCTGCGCGGGCTGTGGGGGCCGCATCGCTGACCGCTTCCTGCTCTTCTCCATGGACCGATACTGGCACACGCGCTGCCTCAAGTGCTCCTGCTGCCAGGCCCAGCTGGGAAAGATCGGCAGCACCTGCTACAGCAAGGGCGGCATGGTGCTCTGCCGGGACGACTACATcag GCTGTTTGGACACAGCGGGGCTTGCAGTGCCTGTGGCCAGTCCATCCCTGCCAACGAGATGGTGATGCGGGCACAAGGAAACGTGTACCACCTTCAG TGCTTCACTTGCGCCACCTGCAGGAACCGGCTGGTGCCTGGCGATCGCTTCCACTACGTCAACGGCACCATCTTCTGCGAGCACGACCGCCCCGGTGGAGGGAGTGGAACCCTGCTCAGCGgccacctgccccccctgcaGGGCAACACAGTGCTGCCTGACCAGAAG GTGTGCTga
- the LOC111858775 gene encoding LIM domain transcription factor LMO4-B-like isoform X1, which yields MPTMVNSQLPGGSPPRACAGCGGRIADRFLLFSMDRYWHTRCLKCSCCQAQLGKIGSTCYSKGGMVLCRDDYIRLFGHSGACSACGQSIPANEMVMRAQGNVYHLQCFTCATCRNRLVPGDRFHYVNGTIFCEHDRPGGGSGTLLSGHLPPLQGNTVLPDQKVC from the exons at gcccACCATGGTGAACAGCCAGCTGCCCGGCGGCTCCCCCCCCAGGGCCTGCGCGGGCTGTGGGGGCCGCATCGCTGACCGCTTCCTGCTCTTCTCCATGGACCGATACTGGCACACGCGCTGCCTCAAGTGCTCCTGCTGCCAGGCCCAGCTGGGAAAGATCGGCAGCACCTGCTACAGCAAGGGCGGCATGGTGCTCTGCCGGGACGACTACATcag GCTGTTTGGACACAGCGGGGCTTGCAGTGCCTGTGGCCAGTCCATCCCTGCCAACGAGATGGTGATGCGGGCACAAGGAAACGTGTACCACCTTCAG TGCTTCACTTGCGCCACCTGCAGGAACCGGCTGGTGCCTGGCGATCGCTTCCACTACGTCAACGGCACCATCTTCTGCGAGCACGACCGCCCCGGTGGAGGGAGTGGAACCCTGCTCAGCGgccacctgccccccctgcaGGGCAACACAGTGCTGCCTGACCAGAAG GTGTGCTga